A genomic segment from Ramlibacter agri encodes:
- a CDS encoding branched-chain amino acid ABC transporter permease → MTLAASRLEKLPRSVYVVLALALAALAVFPFVATDFYIQMVARMMILGIFAMSLDLLQGVTGLVSLGHAAYFGLAGYTLAFVMPQDHAASLWWTLPVAVGASALAALVIGFVVVRTQGIYFIMVTLAFAQMVFYLFFDNKVLGGSDGLYINFKPDAGLFDLEDKRVFYWFTLAVLLLVYGFLRRLLFSPFGRALAGIRVNEHRMRAMGFGTFGYKLSAFTLAGALAGLAGYLWGAQTGFVNPELMGFHMSAHAIMMVILGGMGNFAGAVVGAFAFEYLLHLFKDLPTVGGFDAGKHWQLWMGLFIVLVVTFAPRGLLGALDRLLGGFASRQTRKNENVETGGEGLAHE, encoded by the coding sequence ATGACCCTGGCTGCCTCCCGCCTCGAAAAGCTGCCCCGCAGCGTGTACGTCGTGCTCGCGCTGGCGCTGGCCGCGCTGGCCGTGTTCCCTTTCGTCGCGACCGACTTCTACATCCAGATGGTCGCGCGGATGATGATCCTCGGCATTTTCGCCATGAGCCTGGACCTGCTGCAGGGCGTGACGGGCCTGGTGTCGCTGGGCCACGCCGCCTACTTCGGGCTGGCCGGCTACACGCTCGCCTTCGTGATGCCGCAGGACCATGCCGCCAGCCTGTGGTGGACCTTGCCCGTCGCCGTGGGCGCGTCGGCACTGGCCGCGCTGGTGATCGGCTTCGTCGTCGTCCGCACGCAGGGCATCTACTTCATCATGGTCACCCTCGCCTTCGCGCAGATGGTGTTCTACCTGTTCTTCGACAACAAGGTGCTGGGCGGCTCGGACGGCCTGTACATCAACTTCAAGCCGGACGCGGGCCTGTTCGACCTGGAGGACAAGCGCGTCTTCTACTGGTTCACACTGGCGGTGCTGCTGCTGGTGTACGGCTTCCTGCGGCGGCTGCTGTTCAGCCCCTTCGGGCGCGCGCTGGCCGGCATCCGTGTCAACGAGCACCGCATGCGTGCCATGGGCTTCGGCACCTTCGGCTACAAGCTGTCGGCCTTCACCCTCGCCGGTGCGCTGGCAGGACTGGCGGGCTACCTGTGGGGCGCGCAGACCGGTTTCGTCAACCCGGAGCTGATGGGTTTCCACATGAGCGCGCACGCGATCATGATGGTCATCCTGGGCGGCATGGGCAATTTCGCCGGCGCGGTGGTCGGCGCGTTTGCCTTCGAGTACCTGCTGCACCTGTTCAAGGACTTGCCCACGGTCGGCGGCTTCGATGCGGGCAAGCACTGGCAGTTGTGGATGGGGCTGTTCATCGTGCTGGTGGTGACGTTTGCGCCGCGGGGGTTGCTGGGGGCGCTGGATCGCCTGCTGGGTGGATTCGCATCGCGTCAAACCCGCAAGAACGAAAATGTCGAGACGGGCGGGGAAGGACTGGCGCATGAGTGA
- a CDS encoding ABC transporter substrate-binding protein produces the protein MTTRRLVLSRGAALVGAASTGLLLPEIVRAQSNKIRVGFMLPYTGAYAALGVAIENGVRMAINEKGGKLGGREIEWFKVDDESEPSKGVENASRLVQRDKVDVLIGTVHSGVQMGIHKVARESGVLNIIPNAGVHEATRALCAPNVFRTSFTNSQPTLALGKPMFDKGIKRAVWITHKYAAGDQAFEGFRDSFTKAGGTVVKELGLPFPQVEFQALLTEIASLKPDAVACFFAGAPAVKFMKDYAAAGLKDKIPLWGSGFLTEGVLDATGPAAEGVMTTLHYSDSLDIPRNHEFRLAYAKMFKLQPDVYAVQGYDSGQLLVQGLAAVKGDVGNKQALYKAMETGVIDSPRGKWTMSKAHNPIQDMYLRRVEKGENKVLGIAAKAVADSGAGCRMNA, from the coding sequence ATGACCACTCGCCGTCTCGTCCTCTCGCGCGGCGCGGCCCTCGTAGGCGCCGCATCCACCGGCCTGCTGCTGCCCGAAATCGTGCGCGCGCAGTCCAACAAGATCCGCGTGGGCTTCATGCTGCCCTACACCGGTGCGTATGCGGCGCTGGGCGTGGCTATCGAGAACGGCGTGCGGATGGCCATCAACGAAAAGGGTGGCAAGCTGGGCGGCCGCGAGATCGAGTGGTTCAAGGTCGATGACGAATCCGAACCGTCCAAGGGCGTGGAGAACGCCAGCCGCCTGGTGCAGCGGGACAAGGTCGACGTCCTGATCGGCACGGTGCACTCCGGCGTGCAGATGGGCATCCACAAGGTGGCGCGCGAAAGCGGCGTGCTGAACATCATCCCGAACGCCGGCGTGCACGAAGCCACCCGTGCGCTGTGCGCGCCCAACGTGTTCCGCACCTCGTTCACCAACTCGCAGCCGACGCTGGCGCTGGGCAAGCCGATGTTCGACAAGGGCATCAAGCGCGCCGTGTGGATCACGCACAAGTACGCCGCCGGCGACCAGGCCTTCGAAGGCTTCCGCGACAGCTTCACCAAGGCCGGCGGCACCGTCGTCAAGGAACTGGGCCTGCCCTTCCCGCAAGTCGAATTCCAGGCGCTGCTGACCGAGATCGCCTCGCTCAAGCCCGATGCCGTGGCCTGCTTCTTTGCCGGCGCGCCGGCCGTCAAGTTCATGAAGGACTACGCGGCGGCCGGCCTGAAGGACAAGATCCCGCTGTGGGGCTCGGGCTTCCTGACCGAGGGCGTGCTCGATGCCACCGGCCCGGCCGCCGAAGGCGTGATGACCACGCTGCACTACAGCGACTCGCTGGACATCCCGCGCAACCACGAATTCCGCCTGGCCTACGCGAAGATGTTCAAGCTGCAGCCGGACGTCTACGCGGTCCAGGGCTACGACAGCGGCCAGTTGCTGGTGCAAGGCCTGGCGGCGGTCAAGGGCGACGTCGGCAACAAGCAGGCCCTGTACAAGGCCATGGAAACCGGCGTCATCGACAGCCCGCGCGGCAAGTGGACGATGAGCAAGGCCCACAACCCGATCCAGGACATGTACCTGCGCCGCGTGGAAAAGGGCGAAAACAAGGTGCTGGGCATCGCCGCCAAGGCGGTGGCGGATTCCGGCGCGGGTTGCCGGATGAACGCCTGA
- a CDS encoding helix-turn-helix transcriptional regulator produces the protein MQPTMTDATESRATLSELGARVRAWRARRGVTRKQLAADSGLSERFLADVETGKGNVSINSLEAAARALNITILDLLQDAPRPALARAHNLLSRLDDAQLDQAYTLLASSFGLADAQGREQRIALVGLRGAGKSTLGAQLAAQRGVPFIELDREIEREAGTSMNEILLLHGQAGYRRYERRALLRVAEEHGDGVVMTTGGSIVSERETFDLLQSHFYCVWVKASPEEHMSRVVAQGDLRPFSAAHGEGAHAMGEALEDIRRILSSREVLYARADAVVDTAARTVKQSLKDLERAVPAA, from the coding sequence ATGCAGCCGACGATGACCGACGCCACCGAGTCCCGTGCCACGCTCTCCGAGCTGGGCGCCCGCGTGCGTGCCTGGCGCGCGCGCCGCGGCGTGACGCGCAAGCAGCTCGCCGCCGACTCCGGCCTGTCGGAGCGTTTCCTTGCCGACGTCGAGACCGGCAAGGGCAACGTCTCCATCAACTCGCTGGAAGCCGCGGCCCGCGCCCTCAACATCACCATCCTGGACCTGCTGCAGGACGCGCCGCGGCCGGCCCTGGCCCGCGCGCACAACCTGCTGTCGCGCCTCGATGATGCGCAACTGGACCAGGCCTACACCTTGCTGGCCTCCAGCTTCGGCCTGGCCGACGCGCAGGGCCGCGAGCAGCGCATCGCCCTGGTGGGCCTGCGCGGCGCCGGCAAGTCCACCCTGGGTGCGCAATTGGCGGCGCAGCGCGGCGTGCCCTTCATCGAGCTGGATCGCGAGATCGAGCGCGAGGCCGGCACCAGCATGAACGAGATCCTGCTGCTGCACGGCCAGGCCGGCTACCGCCGCTACGAGCGCCGCGCGCTGCTGCGCGTGGCCGAGGAGCACGGCGACGGCGTCGTGATGACCACCGGCGGCAGCATCGTCAGCGAACGCGAGACCTTCGACCTGCTGCAAAGCCATTTCTATTGCGTGTGGGTGAAGGCCAGCCCCGAAGAACACATGAGCCGCGTGGTGGCCCAGGGCGACCTGCGTCCCTTCAGCGCCGCGCACGGAGAAGGTGCCCACGCGATGGGCGAGGCGCTGGAGGACATCCGCCGCATTCTTTCCAGCCGCGAAGTGCTCTATGCGCGTGCCGATGCGGTGGTGGACACCGCCGCCCGCACCGTCAAGCAATCCCTCAAAGACCTGGAGCGGGCCGTCCCCGCTGCCTGA
- a CDS encoding branched-chain amino acid ABC transporter permease: MDIANFLIQLLNSVQYGLLLFMLAAGLTLIFGIMGVVNLAHGSFYMLGAYLAWSLASKTGSLALAIVLGTALSVVFGLAQERILFRHFYRRDHLDQVLLTFGLIYIFEDLRSIFWGDEVHGVTVPALLGDSIRLTDTLSYPVYRLFMSGICVALAIGLYLLISKTRLGMKIRAGAFNHEMTEALGINIKFIHAIVFALGVGLAAVAGMIAAPVSSVYPNMGAQVLIMCFVVVVIGGIGSVRGALIAALLVGLVDTFGKVLLPQVASMLVYVLMAVVLLWKPQGLFKQ, encoded by the coding sequence TTGGATATCGCCAACTTCCTCATCCAGCTCCTGAACAGCGTGCAGTACGGGCTGTTGCTGTTCATGCTGGCCGCCGGTCTGACGCTCATCTTCGGCATCATGGGCGTGGTCAACCTCGCCCACGGCAGCTTCTACATGCTGGGCGCCTATCTCGCCTGGTCCCTCGCCAGCAAGACCGGCAGCCTCGCGCTGGCCATCGTGCTGGGCACGGCCTTGTCGGTGGTGTTCGGGCTCGCGCAGGAACGCATCCTGTTCCGCCACTTCTACCGGCGCGACCACCTCGACCAGGTGCTGCTCACGTTCGGCCTCATCTACATCTTCGAGGACCTGCGCTCCATCTTCTGGGGCGACGAGGTGCATGGCGTCACCGTGCCGGCGCTGCTGGGGGATTCGATCCGCCTCACCGATACGCTGTCCTATCCCGTCTACCGGCTCTTCATGTCCGGCATCTGTGTCGCGCTGGCCATCGGCCTCTACCTGCTGATCTCGAAGACCCGCCTGGGCATGAAGATCCGCGCCGGCGCCTTCAACCACGAGATGACCGAAGCGCTGGGCATCAACATCAAGTTCATCCACGCCATCGTGTTCGCGCTGGGCGTGGGCCTGGCCGCCGTGGCCGGCATGATCGCCGCGCCCGTCTCCAGCGTGTACCCGAACATGGGCGCGCAGGTGCTGATCATGTGCTTCGTGGTCGTCGTCATCGGCGGCATCGGCTCGGTGCGCGGCGCGCTCATCGCGGCCCTGCTGGTCGGCCTGGTCGACACCTTCGGCAAGGTGCTGCTGCCGCAGGTGGCCAGCATGCTGGTCTACGTGCTGATGGCGGTGGTCCTGCTCTGGAAACCGCAGGGGCTGTTCAAGCAATGA
- a CDS encoding ABC transporter ATP-binding protein has protein sequence MSEVLLSARGLTKRFGGLAAVNAVTIDLWRDRIHAVIGPNGAGKSTLTNLLSGDLAPTEGGIELAGRDVTGWSPERISRAGLGRSYQKTNIFLPFTVWENVRLAAQSRTPHAARWLTLASKVRAANERAERALELAGLQPRRDFVAAAISHGEQRQLEIAMTLATEPRVLLLDEPLAGMGSAEAERMVALLLRLKQDHAMLLVEHDMDAVFALADHLTVMVNGQVIAGGTPAQVRADASVQSAYLGEGEAAHG, from the coding sequence ATGAGTGAAGTCCTCCTCTCCGCCCGCGGCCTCACCAAGCGCTTCGGCGGCCTGGCCGCCGTCAACGCCGTCACCATCGACCTCTGGCGCGACCGCATCCATGCGGTGATCGGCCCCAATGGCGCCGGCAAGTCGACCCTGACCAACCTGCTTTCCGGCGACCTCGCACCCACCGAAGGCGGCATCGAGCTTGCCGGCCGCGACGTCACCGGCTGGAGTCCCGAGCGCATTTCGCGCGCGGGCCTCGGCCGCAGCTACCAGAAGACCAACATCTTCCTGCCCTTCACGGTGTGGGAGAACGTGCGCCTGGCCGCGCAATCGCGCACGCCGCATGCCGCGCGCTGGCTGACCTTGGCGAGCAAAGTGCGCGCAGCCAACGAGCGCGCCGAACGCGCGCTGGAGCTCGCCGGCCTGCAGCCTCGGCGCGACTTCGTCGCCGCGGCCATCAGCCACGGCGAGCAGCGGCAGCTCGAAATCGCCATGACCCTGGCCACCGAACCGCGCGTGCTGTTGCTGGACGAACCGCTGGCTGGCATGGGCTCGGCCGAAGCGGAGCGCATGGTCGCCCTGCTGCTGCGCCTGAAGCAGGACCACGCGATGCTGCTGGTCGAACACGACATGGACGCCGTCTTCGCGCTGGCCGACCACCTGACGGTGATGGTCAACGGCCAGGTCATCGCCGGCGGCACGCCGGCGCAGGTGCGCGCGGACGCCAGCGTGCAGTCCGCCTACCTCGGCGAAGGGGAAGCCGCCCATGGCTGA
- a CDS encoding benzoate-CoA ligase family protein: MHLSHADHSSTPPRVEIPRDYNAAHDLLQRNASRPDKVAFIDASSGAQLSYGQLAEQARRFANALRARGFAPETRVMLAMLDTPEWPVAFLGCILAGVVPVAVNTLLTAKDFEFMLRDSRAQALFVSKPLLPTFEPLIGKISTLKQVFVAGESGERSVAGLVAAGSPDQEVAGTCSDDACFWLYSSGSTGTPKGTVHLHSHVVQTAELYGRAVLGIREDDVVFSAAKLFFAYGLGNALTFPMSVGATTVLLPGRPTPADVFGVLKKHQPTIFYGVPTLYAALLADANRPKKSELKLRVCTSAGEALPADIGKRWTADYACEILDGIGSTEMLHIFLSNKPGKVRYGTTGQAVPGYELRIVGDDGRECGNGEIGELQIKGPSAALMYWNNRAKTKSTFAGEWTRSGDKYTRDADGYYTYGGRSDDMLKVGGIYVSPFEVEACLMTHPAILEAAVIGVSDSDGLVKPKAYVVLKPTQQASAADLQAHVKNLLAPYKYPRWIEFVPELPKTATGKIQRFKLRAAN, from the coding sequence ATGCACCTGAGCCACGCCGACCACAGCAGCACGCCGCCCCGCGTCGAGATCCCGCGCGACTACAACGCGGCGCACGATCTCCTGCAGCGCAATGCCTCGCGCCCGGACAAAGTCGCATTCATCGACGCCTCCAGCGGCGCGCAACTCAGCTACGGACAGCTCGCGGAGCAGGCCCGCCGCTTTGCCAACGCATTGCGCGCACGCGGCTTCGCCCCCGAGACGCGCGTGATGCTGGCCATGCTGGACACGCCCGAATGGCCGGTCGCCTTCCTGGGCTGCATCCTGGCCGGCGTCGTGCCGGTGGCGGTGAACACGCTGCTGACGGCCAAGGACTTCGAGTTCATGCTGCGCGACTCGCGCGCGCAGGCCCTGTTCGTTTCCAAGCCGCTGCTGCCGACCTTCGAGCCGCTGATCGGCAAGATCTCCACGCTGAAGCAGGTGTTCGTGGCCGGCGAGTCGGGCGAACGTTCGGTGGCGGGCCTCGTCGCCGCCGGCAGCCCCGACCAGGAGGTGGCCGGCACCTGCAGCGACGACGCCTGCTTCTGGCTGTATTCCAGCGGTTCGACCGGCACGCCCAAGGGCACGGTGCACCTGCACAGCCACGTGGTGCAGACCGCCGAACTCTATGGCCGCGCGGTGCTGGGCATCCGCGAGGACGACGTCGTCTTCTCCGCGGCGAAACTGTTCTTCGCCTACGGCCTGGGCAACGCCCTCACCTTCCCCATGAGCGTCGGCGCCACGACGGTGCTGCTGCCCGGGCGGCCCACGCCGGCGGACGTGTTCGGCGTGCTGAAGAAACACCAGCCGACGATCTTCTACGGCGTGCCGACGCTCTACGCCGCCTTGCTGGCCGACGCGAACCGGCCGAAGAAGTCCGAGCTGAAACTGCGCGTGTGCACCAGCGCCGGAGAGGCGCTGCCCGCCGACATCGGCAAGCGCTGGACCGCGGACTATGCCTGCGAGATCCTGGACGGCATCGGCAGCACCGAGATGCTGCACATCTTCCTGTCGAACAAGCCCGGCAAGGTGCGCTATGGCACCACGGGCCAGGCGGTGCCGGGCTACGAACTGCGCATCGTCGGTGACGACGGCCGCGAATGCGGCAATGGCGAGATCGGCGAACTGCAGATCAAGGGCCCGAGCGCGGCGCTGATGTACTGGAACAACCGCGCGAAGACCAAGAGCACCTTCGCCGGCGAGTGGACGCGCAGCGGCGACAAGTACACGCGCGACGCCGACGGCTACTACACCTATGGCGGGCGCAGCGACGACATGCTCAAGGTCGGCGGCATCTACGTCTCGCCGTTCGAGGTGGAAGCCTGCCTGATGACGCACCCCGCCATCCTGGAGGCGGCGGTGATCGGCGTGTCCGACAGCGATGGGCTCGTCAAGCCGAAGGCCTACGTGGTGCTCAAGCCCACGCAGCAGGCCAGCGCCGCGGACCTGCAGGCGCACGTGAAGAACCTGCTCGCGCCCTACAAGTACCCGCGCTGGATCGAGTTCGTGCCGGAGCTGCCGAAGACGGCCACCGGCAAGATCCAGCGCTTCAAGCTGCGCGCGGCGAACTGA
- the glgB gene encoding 1,4-alpha-glucan branching protein GlgB, with translation MTSQLSETDPHASGNGPAGEPSRQRYASHHHRQFEVMGAHPTDQGTWFTVWAPNAHNVGVIGAFNNWHCEPLRRMDDGSGRWTGRIANARAGDCYKYRVENAWGHWMDKADPYAFRMEHPPGTASQVWDLAYDWNDGEWMRTRGQRQGHEQPMSIYEVHLGSWQREEDGRFLNYRELAQRLAVHCHNMGFTHVELMPVAEHPFYGSWGYQVTGYFAPTSRYGTPQDLMAFVDTLHQQGIGVFLDWVPSHFPADPHALARFDGTALYEHEDPRRGFHPEWNSLIFNYGRYEVRDFLISNALFWLEKYHFDGLRVDAVASMLYLDYARRHGEWIPNQHGGNQNHDAVRFLQDLNTTIYAHYPDVHMIAEESTAWPAVSRPVHFGGLGFGMKWNMGWMNDTLRYFSRPHFYRHWHGDDIRFSAVYAFHENFILPLSHDEVVYGKGSLLRRQPGDEWQRFAGLRNLYGYMWAHPGKKLLFMGGEFGQYEEWHHERTLDWHLWARPFHAGVARWIADLNAVYKQLPALHRHDFDGEGFSWIPCERHESTILTFLRRAGPGEGSAVVICNLTAEPRPALRVAMPEAGEWHEVLNSDAAVYGGSGIGNLGRVQASPQPVGGWPASALVAVPPLGTVILSNRPIPTTAPPQGDFHARQ, from the coding sequence ATGACTTCACAGTTGTCCGAGACGGACCCCCACGCATCAGGAAACGGCCCCGCCGGCGAGCCCTCGCGGCAGCGCTACGCCAGCCACCACCATCGCCAGTTCGAGGTGATGGGCGCGCACCCCACGGATCAAGGCACCTGGTTCACGGTGTGGGCCCCGAACGCGCACAACGTCGGCGTCATCGGCGCCTTCAACAACTGGCATTGCGAGCCGCTGCGCCGCATGGACGACGGCAGCGGCCGCTGGACCGGCCGCATCGCCAACGCGCGCGCCGGCGACTGCTACAAGTACCGCGTCGAGAACGCCTGGGGCCACTGGATGGACAAGGCGGACCCGTATGCCTTCCGCATGGAGCATCCGCCCGGCACGGCTTCGCAGGTCTGGGACCTGGCGTACGACTGGAACGACGGCGAGTGGATGCGCACGCGCGGGCAGCGCCAGGGCCACGAGCAGCCGATGTCCATCTACGAAGTGCACCTGGGCTCCTGGCAGCGCGAAGAGGACGGCCGCTTCCTCAACTACCGCGAACTCGCGCAGCGCCTGGCCGTGCATTGCCACAACATGGGCTTCACGCACGTGGAGCTGATGCCCGTCGCCGAGCATCCCTTCTACGGCTCCTGGGGCTACCAGGTCACCGGCTACTTCGCGCCGACTTCGCGCTATGGCACGCCGCAGGACCTGATGGCTTTCGTCGACACGCTGCACCAGCAGGGCATCGGCGTGTTCCTCGACTGGGTGCCTTCGCACTTCCCGGCCGACCCGCACGCGCTGGCGCGCTTCGACGGCACGGCGCTGTACGAGCACGAGGACCCGCGGCGCGGCTTCCACCCCGAGTGGAACAGCCTGATCTTCAACTACGGCCGCTACGAGGTGCGCGACTTCCTGATCAGCAATGCGCTGTTCTGGCTGGAGAAGTACCACTTCGACGGCCTGCGCGTGGACGCGGTCGCGTCGATGCTGTACCTGGATTACGCGCGCCGCCACGGCGAGTGGATCCCCAACCAGCATGGCGGCAACCAGAACCACGACGCGGTGCGCTTCCTGCAGGACCTGAACACGACGATCTACGCGCACTACCCCGACGTGCACATGATCGCGGAGGAATCCACCGCCTGGCCCGCGGTCTCGCGGCCCGTGCACTTCGGCGGCCTGGGCTTCGGCATGAAGTGGAACATGGGCTGGATGAACGACACGCTGCGCTACTTCTCGCGGCCGCACTTCTACCGGCACTGGCACGGCGACGACATCCGCTTCTCCGCGGTCTACGCCTTCCACGAGAACTTCATCCTGCCGCTGTCGCACGACGAGGTGGTGTACGGCAAGGGCAGCCTGTTGCGCCGCCAGCCCGGTGACGAGTGGCAGCGCTTCGCGGGCCTGCGCAACCTGTATGGCTACATGTGGGCGCACCCGGGCAAGAAGCTGCTCTTCATGGGCGGCGAGTTCGGGCAGTACGAGGAATGGCACCACGAGCGCACGCTCGACTGGCACCTGTGGGCACGCCCCTTCCATGCGGGCGTCGCGCGCTGGATCGCCGACCTCAATGCGGTCTACAAGCAGCTGCCTGCGCTGCACCGGCACGACTTCGACGGCGAGGGCTTCAGCTGGATCCCCTGCGAGCGCCACGAGAGCACCATCCTCACCTTCCTGCGCCGCGCCGGCCCCGGCGAGGGCAGCGCCGTCGTCATCTGCAACCTGACCGCCGAACCGCGGCCCGCGCTGCGCGTCGCGATGCCCGAAGCGGGCGAATGGCATGAAGTCCTCAACAGCGATGCGGCTGTCTATGGCGGCAGCGGCATCGGCAACCTCGGGCGCGTGCAAGCGTCGCCCCAACCGGTGGGCGGCTGGCCGGCCAGCGCCCTCGTCGCCGTGCCGCCCCTGGGCACCGTGATCCTCTCGAACCGCCCCATTCCAACGACTGCACCCCCTCAGGGAGATTTCCATGCCCGCCAATAG
- a CDS encoding ABC transporter ATP-binding protein, with the protein MAERLIEARGLQTYYGASHILRGIDFHVDRGETIGLMGRNGMGKSTLLKSLMGIVRPRAGSVEVKGRTTLGRPAYEAAQLGIAYVPEGRGIFGNLSVKENLLMAARPGTQGQRDWTYERVLETFPRLRERLGHGGQQLSGGEQQMLTIGRALMTNPDVLILDEATEGLAPLVAREIWRICGLIRESGISSVIVDKAWKHVTQVSDRNVILVKGEVVYEGSSGDLRSQPQLLGHYLGV; encoded by the coding sequence ATGGCTGAACGCCTGATCGAAGCACGCGGCCTGCAGACCTATTACGGCGCGAGCCACATCCTGCGCGGCATCGACTTCCACGTGGACCGCGGCGAGACCATCGGCCTCATGGGCCGCAACGGCATGGGCAAGAGCACGCTGCTGAAGTCGCTCATGGGCATCGTGCGGCCGCGCGCCGGCAGCGTCGAGGTCAAAGGCCGCACCACGCTGGGCCGGCCAGCCTACGAAGCCGCGCAACTCGGCATTGCCTACGTGCCGGAAGGCCGCGGCATCTTCGGCAACCTCAGCGTCAAGGAAAACCTGCTGATGGCCGCGCGGCCCGGCACGCAGGGCCAGCGCGACTGGACCTACGAGCGCGTGCTCGAAACCTTTCCGCGCCTGCGCGAAAGGCTGGGCCACGGCGGGCAGCAACTGTCCGGCGGCGAGCAGCAGATGCTGACCATCGGCCGCGCGCTGATGACCAACCCCGACGTGCTCATCCTCGACGAAGCCACGGAGGGCCTCGCGCCCCTCGTCGCGCGCGAGATCTGGCGCATCTGCGGCCTGATCCGCGAGAGCGGCATCTCCAGCGTCATCGTCGACAAGGCGTGGAAGCACGTCACGCAGGTCAGCGACCGCAACGTCATCCTCGTCAAGGGTGAAGTGGTGTATGAAGGCAGCTCCGGCGACCTGCGGTCGCAGCCGCAGTTGCTCGGGCATTACCTCGGGGTCTAG
- a CDS encoding flavodoxin domain-containing protein: MKLKILVGTMTSTADYVAQAIQMDCADLVEDIEVQLMDNLDIGAFDETDALYLICTSTYGSGDVPDNARALYDSLDLTPKFLGHVRFGVIALGDRTYMQTFCFGGKKFDERLRDLGAQRIGEVWCHDASAATLPEELGTSWCREWLQNEALPAMQKAPA; encoded by the coding sequence ATGAAGCTCAAGATCCTCGTCGGCACCATGACCAGCACGGCGGACTACGTGGCCCAGGCCATCCAGATGGATTGCGCCGACCTGGTCGAGGACATCGAGGTGCAGCTGATGGACAACCTGGACATCGGCGCCTTCGACGAGACCGATGCACTTTACCTCATCTGCACGTCCACCTATGGTTCGGGCGACGTGCCGGACAACGCGCGGGCGCTCTACGACTCGCTGGACCTCACACCGAAGTTCCTGGGCCACGTGCGCTTCGGCGTGATCGCGCTGGGCGATCGCACCTACATGCAGACCTTCTGCTTCGGCGGCAAGAAGTTCGACGAGCGCCTGCGCGACCTGGGCGCGCAGCGCATCGGCGAAGTGTGGTGCCATGACGCCAGCGCCGCCACCTTGCCCGAGGAACTGGGAACGTCGTGGTGCCGCGAGTGGCTGCAGAACGAGGCCTTGCCGGCGATGCAAAAAGCGCCGGCTTAG